In the Thalassoglobus sp. JC818 genome, one interval contains:
- a CDS encoding amino acid permease has translation MSAPNSDPPLSESNMDRSSIPQTLGVWDVVGLLVGIVVGTAIFKSPPLVFKFSPDAGTAMLLWGLGAASAFCGALCYCELATTYPFLGGEFVYLSRAFGARTGFLFAWMQLTVILTGSIGAMAFVFADYAVGLDGRLAGTEAMLASGALCLLAGIHLRGVHIGKLVQNLLSLTKIVSLGSILVIGLFLTAPANLTETSVSESGSNIGLALVFVLYAYGGWNDAAMVTSEVKDYQRNMPRALLIGLTLIAVLYLGLNVAFVKVLGVEGVRNSAIPATDVVESALGAPGGIVMSCLVMLSALGAVHGMLFSSSRLLSAVGRDYPLFRKWNEWNARRVPVRSIVTTTSITLLLVLAVGTNTGQRITTLCIDSLHLPQPQWDNFDGGFEMLVAATAPVFWIFFALSGLSVIVLRVKDGERERPFRVPLYPLPPLLFVASAIFMLWKSLDYAKELTLLSLPVLIIGVIVSFTRNVSQRTSSTST, from the coding sequence TTGAGCGCTCCCAACTCTGATCCTCCACTTTCCGAATCCAACATGGACCGATCTTCGATTCCTCAAACGTTGGGAGTCTGGGATGTGGTCGGTTTACTCGTTGGAATTGTGGTTGGTACAGCAATCTTTAAGAGCCCGCCGCTTGTCTTTAAATTTTCCCCCGATGCGGGGACGGCCATGCTCTTGTGGGGATTGGGAGCAGCGTCGGCATTCTGCGGTGCACTGTGCTATTGCGAGTTAGCGACGACGTATCCGTTTTTAGGTGGAGAGTTCGTTTATCTGTCGCGGGCATTCGGTGCGAGAACTGGATTCCTCTTCGCGTGGATGCAATTGACCGTCATTCTCACAGGCAGCATCGGAGCGATGGCTTTCGTGTTCGCCGATTATGCCGTCGGCCTGGATGGTCGACTCGCAGGGACAGAAGCGATGCTGGCGAGCGGCGCGCTGTGCCTTCTCGCAGGAATTCACTTGAGAGGCGTTCACATCGGCAAGCTGGTTCAGAACTTACTCAGTCTGACAAAAATTGTTTCGCTCGGTTCGATCCTGGTGATCGGGTTGTTTTTGACTGCCCCTGCGAACCTCACCGAGACTTCAGTTTCGGAATCAGGTTCCAATATCGGCCTCGCGTTAGTTTTTGTGCTTTATGCGTACGGCGGATGGAATGATGCTGCGATGGTTACATCAGAGGTGAAAGACTACCAGCGCAACATGCCGAGAGCGCTGTTGATTGGACTCACACTCATTGCGGTCCTGTATCTCGGTTTGAATGTGGCTTTCGTCAAAGTTCTAGGAGTTGAAGGAGTCAGGAACTCCGCAATCCCAGCGACAGATGTGGTCGAGTCGGCCTTGGGAGCCCCGGGAGGGATCGTCATGAGTTGCTTGGTGATGCTGTCCGCACTCGGAGCTGTTCATGGAATGCTGTTTTCTTCATCGCGTCTGCTGTCTGCCGTCGGTCGCGACTATCCACTCTTCAGGAAGTGGAACGAGTGGAATGCTCGGCGCGTTCCTGTTCGTTCGATCGTCACGACGACAAGCATCACTCTGCTTCTCGTTCTTGCTGTCGGGACGAACACTGGTCAGCGAATCACGACGTTGTGCATCGATTCCCTGCACTTACCGCAGCCTCAATGGGACAACTTTGATGGCGGATTCGAAATGCTCGTCGCAGCCACAGCGCCTGTTTTCTGGATTTTCTTCGCTCTGTCGGGACTTTCTGTGATTGTGCTTCGCGTGAAAGATGGGGAGCGTGAACGTCCATTCCGTGTTCCGCTCTACCCGTTGCCACCGCTGCTGTTTGTGGCTTCCGCGATTTTCATGCTTTGGAAGAGTCTTGATTACGCGAAAGAACTCACGCTGTTGAGTCTGCCTGTCCTCATCATCGGAGTCATCGTTTCATTCACACGAAATGTCTCTCAACGGACTTCTTCGACCTCAACCTGA
- a CDS encoding sulfatase, with the protein MRFLCMLLSILSLTISFGQSGSVQAADRLPNIVILLADDLGYGELGCQGNPEIPTPHIDSIAETGVRMTQGYVTAPNCSPSRAGLLTGRIPTRFGYEFNPIGAQNEDPAAGLPPGELTLAEMLQDVGYATALIGKWHQGGAAVYHPFRHGFDEFFGFTHEGHFFVPPPYHGVTTMLRRKALPGNERGRWVSNQLILSTHMGHSEPDYDANNPIIRGGQPVEENLYLTDAFTREAVDFIERTQDRPFFLYVAYNAVHSPLQGADAYMEKMKSIPDVHRRIFAAMLANLDDSVGSILSQIEECGLERDTLIVFLSDNGGPTRELTSSNAPLRGEKGQMYEGGLRVPFVMKWKGNLPEAVTYDQPVSSLDLYATSAAIANAEINHEIDGVNLLPYLKKEVDGRPHDEFFWRQGSRSALRYGDWKLVNMTRRGPSKDWELYNLAEDLSEETNLADSQPERLEELIQRWEKLNSEMREPLF; encoded by the coding sequence ATGCGTTTTCTGTGCATGCTGTTATCTATTCTGAGTCTCACGATCTCCTTCGGGCAGTCAGGCTCCGTCCAAGCTGCCGATCGTCTTCCGAACATTGTCATCCTGCTCGCAGACGATCTCGGATACGGCGAGTTGGGATGTCAGGGAAATCCGGAGATTCCGACGCCGCATATTGATTCGATTGCTGAAACTGGAGTCCGAATGACACAAGGTTACGTCACCGCTCCCAATTGCAGCCCGTCTCGGGCAGGGCTGTTAACCGGGCGAATTCCGACACGCTTCGGGTACGAGTTCAATCCGATCGGCGCTCAAAACGAAGACCCAGCTGCCGGCCTCCCTCCCGGAGAATTGACGCTGGCTGAGATGTTGCAGGATGTCGGATATGCAACAGCTCTGATTGGGAAATGGCATCAGGGTGGGGCGGCGGTCTATCATCCGTTTCGACACGGCTTCGACGAGTTTTTTGGATTCACTCACGAAGGGCACTTCTTTGTTCCGCCTCCATATCATGGAGTGACGACCATGCTTCGCAGGAAAGCTCTGCCCGGGAATGAGCGAGGAAGATGGGTCAGCAATCAATTGATCCTCTCGACACACATGGGCCACAGCGAACCGGACTATGACGCCAACAATCCAATTATTCGCGGCGGGCAACCGGTCGAGGAGAATTTGTATCTCACTGATGCTTTCACTCGCGAAGCGGTTGATTTCATCGAGAGAACACAGGATCGACCCTTCTTCCTGTATGTGGCTTACAACGCCGTTCACAGCCCGCTGCAGGGTGCCGATGCTTACATGGAAAAAATGAAGTCGATTCCCGATGTGCATCGCCGAATCTTTGCCGCGATGCTTGCGAATCTCGATGACAGCGTGGGGTCGATTCTGAGCCAGATCGAAGAGTGCGGACTCGAACGAGATACACTCATCGTGTTCCTCAGCGACAATGGGGGACCCACTCGTGAACTCACTTCGAGCAATGCTCCATTGCGAGGTGAGAAGGGGCAGATGTACGAAGGGGGACTTCGTGTTCCATTCGTGATGAAGTGGAAAGGAAATCTCCCGGAAGCTGTGACATATGATCAACCGGTAAGCAGCTTGGATCTTTATGCGACATCCGCAGCGATCGCCAACGCCGAAATCAATCACGAAATCGACGGGGTCAATTTGCTTCCGTACCTCAAAAAAGAAGTCGACGGTCGCCCGCATGACGAATTCTTCTGGCGACAGGGAAGTCGATCGGCACTGCGGTACGGCGATTGGAAACTCGTCAACATGACTCGCAGGGGCCCAAGCAAAGATTGGGAGCTCTACAACCTCGCCGAAGATTTGTCGGAGGAAACAAATCTCGCGGACTCGCAACCTGAGCGTCTTGAGGAACTGATCCAACGTTGGGAGAAACTCAACTCAGAAATGCGGGAACCTTTGTTTTAG
- a CDS encoding carbon-nitrogen hydrolase family protein, whose product MRVAAVQMDVKIGAPEQNLASMLDAFGTARQNGAELVIFPECALTGYCFESAEESLPFAEELSGPAVSTFQKKLQELGGAAVFGMLTPSPDGVFNTAVLLNGDGVIGAYRKIHLPGLGIDQYATYGDEPFRVYEVGEIRVGLAICYDSAFPESSRVMALQGADLIALPTNFPTGAENMTRYTINTRAMENKVYFAAVNRVGKERGFRFIGETTVADPNGNTLCKGSETAEEILYFDVDPAESREKRIVRVPGKHAIDRVADRRPEMYGSLVEPHNLPRPGRE is encoded by the coding sequence ATGAGAGTCGCTGCCGTTCAGATGGATGTCAAGATTGGGGCGCCTGAGCAGAATCTCGCTTCGATGTTAGATGCGTTCGGTACGGCACGTCAAAACGGGGCAGAACTTGTCATCTTTCCAGAGTGTGCTCTGACCGGTTACTGCTTTGAGAGCGCCGAAGAATCCTTACCGTTTGCAGAAGAGCTATCTGGTCCAGCTGTTTCTACGTTTCAGAAAAAGCTTCAGGAACTCGGCGGCGCAGCTGTCTTTGGAATGTTGACCCCGAGTCCGGATGGTGTGTTCAACACAGCCGTGCTCCTCAACGGCGATGGTGTGATCGGAGCCTATCGAAAGATTCACTTGCCGGGGTTGGGAATCGATCAGTACGCCACTTACGGCGATGAGCCGTTTCGCGTTTACGAAGTGGGCGAGATTCGTGTGGGGTTGGCAATCTGCTACGACTCTGCCTTTCCGGAGTCGAGCCGGGTGATGGCTTTGCAGGGAGCGGACCTGATTGCCTTGCCGACCAATTTTCCGACCGGTGCAGAGAATATGACTCGCTACACGATCAATACACGGGCGATGGAAAACAAAGTTTATTTCGCCGCGGTCAATCGAGTGGGGAAGGAGCGAGGGTTTCGATTTATTGGCGAAACGACAGTCGCTGACCCGAATGGAAATACACTCTGCAAAGGATCGGAGACAGCTGAGGAAATCTTGTACTTCGACGTCGATCCGGCAGAGTCAAGAGAGAAGCGGATTGTGCGCGTCCCAGGTAAACATGCGATCGATCGCGTGGCGGACCGACGTCCAGAAATGTACGGATCGCTCGTTGAACCACACAATCTCCCGCGGCCGGGTCGAGAATAG
- a CDS encoding DUF1501 domain-containing protein, producing the protein MQHRRDFLKLAAAGFSATSLSGWLPLLADQTAGKLDHPKSCILLWMPGGPSQVDTFDPKPDHENGGEFEAIQTSVPGIQIAEHLPKVAQQMEHLAIIRSMKTKEGDHGRATYHLRTGYRPSGPISYPTLGSLVGNEFELNRASIPNYVSILSNPVLNPGAFGPGFLGPQHAPLLVGGENRIAGGDDEMPEFGAPLEVQNVERRDTVSDRQSRSRLELLEFVEARFSLQRPGLPTESHRTAYQQAVQMMNSKAMSAFNLDEEPTELREAYGRNRFGQGCLLARRLVERGVPFVEVALGGPNGENQIGWDTHVENFTAVSALCGTLDPAWSTLIQDLNDRGLLESTTIVWMGEFGRTPGINPQTGRDHFPNAWSTVLAGGGIRGGQVFGATSDSGMEVTDQPVAVNQLIATIMAAMGIDHTNQNMSSVGRPIRLAEPDVEPIKELIVG; encoded by the coding sequence ATGCAACATCGACGAGATTTTCTCAAGCTGGCAGCAGCGGGCTTTTCTGCCACATCACTCTCAGGATGGCTCCCGCTTCTCGCGGATCAGACCGCCGGAAAACTGGACCATCCGAAGTCGTGCATTCTGCTCTGGATGCCGGGCGGACCGAGTCAGGTTGACACGTTCGACCCTAAACCGGACCACGAGAACGGTGGTGAGTTTGAAGCGATTCAGACTTCCGTCCCAGGAATTCAGATCGCTGAGCACCTGCCGAAAGTTGCCCAGCAGATGGAGCATCTGGCCATCATTCGTTCCATGAAGACCAAAGAAGGCGATCATGGCCGCGCAACATATCATCTGCGAACAGGCTATCGCCCGAGCGGTCCCATCTCGTATCCGACCTTGGGATCACTGGTCGGAAACGAATTCGAACTGAATCGTGCATCCATTCCCAATTACGTCAGTATTCTCTCGAACCCTGTGCTCAACCCCGGAGCGTTCGGGCCGGGATTCCTTGGTCCGCAACATGCTCCGCTGCTCGTGGGCGGAGAGAATCGGATCGCGGGGGGTGACGATGAGATGCCGGAATTTGGTGCTCCGCTCGAAGTGCAGAACGTGGAGCGACGGGACACGGTTTCCGATCGCCAGTCTCGATCGAGGCTGGAACTTCTGGAATTCGTCGAAGCGAGGTTCTCTCTCCAACGTCCGGGACTCCCGACCGAAAGCCATCGCACTGCGTATCAACAAGCTGTGCAAATGATGAATTCGAAGGCAATGTCGGCGTTCAATCTCGACGAAGAGCCGACCGAACTTCGCGAAGCTTACGGAAGAAATCGGTTTGGACAGGGATGCCTGTTGGCTCGAAGACTCGTCGAGCGCGGTGTTCCGTTCGTCGAGGTCGCTTTGGGTGGTCCGAACGGAGAAAACCAGATTGGCTGGGACACACATGTTGAGAACTTCACTGCTGTTTCCGCGCTATGCGGAACCTTGGACCCAGCCTGGTCGACGCTGATTCAAGACCTCAACGACCGTGGACTTCTTGAATCAACAACGATCGTCTGGATGGGCGAATTCGGCCGAACGCCGGGCATCAATCCTCAGACCGGACGTGACCACTTCCCAAACGCGTGGAGCACTGTTCTCGCTGGCGGTGGAATTCGCGGAGGACAAGTTTTCGGCGCGACAAGCGATTCGGGCATGGAAGTGACCGACCAACCGGTCGCAGTCAATCAATTGATCGCAACGATCATGGCAGCGATGGGAATCGATCACACCAATCAGAATATGTCTTCGGTCGGCAGACCAATTCGACTTGCTGAACCGGATGTTGAGCCGATCAAAGAATTGATCGTCGGGTAA
- the eda gene encoding bifunctional 4-hydroxy-2-oxoglutarate aldolase/2-dehydro-3-deoxy-phosphogluconate aldolase encodes MSKEADLQRVLDLGIVAIIRAPSGEKLLEVAEALYAGGIDVIEVTFTVPGVLEIISHLRKSLGDKILLGAGTVLDPESARAAMLAGAEFIVTPTVNTSVIQLCQRYGKLVMAGGFTPTEILTAWDAGADIVKVFPADVGGPSYLKSVHGPLPQVRLLPTGGVNLDTLPDFVKAGACSVGLGSALVEKKALESGDMARIQELASAYVSKMKEARGS; translated from the coding sequence ATGTCAAAAGAAGCTGACCTTCAACGAGTACTCGATCTGGGAATTGTTGCAATCATTCGAGCACCGTCCGGAGAGAAACTCCTCGAAGTCGCGGAAGCACTCTACGCGGGCGGAATTGATGTCATCGAAGTCACCTTCACCGTCCCGGGTGTCCTTGAGATTATCTCTCATCTGAGGAAATCACTCGGCGACAAAATCCTCCTCGGCGCCGGCACCGTTCTTGATCCGGAATCGGCTCGCGCAGCCATGCTGGCCGGAGCGGAATTCATTGTCACTCCGACGGTGAACACCAGCGTGATCCAACTCTGCCAGCGATACGGAAAACTCGTCATGGCAGGCGGGTTCACACCGACCGAAATTCTGACAGCTTGGGACGCTGGGGCGGATATCGTCAAAGTCTTCCCAGCAGATGTCGGTGGACCAAGCTATCTGAAGTCCGTTCATGGACCGCTTCCGCAGGTTCGTCTGCTGCCAACCGGAGGAGTCAACCTCGACACGCTTCCGGACTTCGTGAAAGCAGGAGCCTGCTCCGTGGGATTGGGCAGCGCCTTGGTCGAGAAGAAAGCACTCGAAAGTGGTGACATGGCTCGCATTCAGGAACTGGCGAGTGCTTACGTCAGCAAGATGAAAGAAGCCCGAGGTTCATAG
- a CDS encoding O-acetyl-ADP-ribose deacetylase: MRIRVRSATIRLIQGDITSQSVDAIVNAANSQLAGGGGVDGAIHRAAGPALMEETRRRYPEGCPTGQAVITGGGNLDCRHVIHTVGPVWDGGLDGEPDLLKSAYRNSLQLAVVHNCQTVAFPAISAGVYAYPIDLAAEHSLQEVTNFLRECEEIDEVRFVLFSEGAFGAFGRVLERFEDIVKEW; the protein is encoded by the coding sequence ATGAGAATTCGAGTGCGGTCAGCAACGATTCGACTGATTCAGGGCGACATTACTTCTCAATCTGTCGATGCCATCGTCAATGCAGCCAACAGTCAACTCGCTGGAGGCGGCGGAGTCGACGGTGCAATTCATCGTGCTGCCGGACCCGCGTTAATGGAAGAGACCAGACGTCGATACCCCGAAGGCTGTCCAACCGGTCAGGCGGTGATCACTGGCGGAGGAAATCTCGACTGCCGCCATGTCATCCACACGGTCGGCCCCGTCTGGGACGGTGGTTTGGATGGAGAGCCTGATCTGCTCAAGTCCGCATATCGCAATTCTCTGCAACTTGCGGTCGTCCACAATTGTCAGACAGTTGCATTCCCCGCGATCAGCGCGGGGGTGTATGCGTATCCCATTGATCTCGCTGCTGAGCATTCCCTTCAAGAGGTCACGAACTTTCTTCGCGAGTGTGAAGAAATCGACGAGGTGCGTTTCGTGCTCTTCAGCGAGGGCGCATTCGGAGCCTTCGGAAGAGTCCTCGAGCGATTCGAAGACATTGTCAAAGAGTGGTAA
- a CDS encoding PQQ-binding-like beta-propeller repeat protein: protein MKFDSRYVRTITCAIFCLTSQGIISADDWPQFLGPNRNGISKETGLVDSFPSSGPKVLWKSDGGVGMSGVVIAEGIACTLIQDDRQQYALALDPLTGQTLWKATLAPSYKNAMGNGPRATPVINRGQVFVYTGEGVICCLDAKNGLTKWSVDATTSNGGKPPEYGVASSPLTTEELVIVTVGAPNATVVAYDRETGVVRWKAGSAHPAGYSSAVLLPVQGTVQLVVFHGQGVMSLYPGTGEILWEYPYETPYDCNIATPIAIGQNILISAGENHGTTLLQVPQEKGQAVQVAWESLGNRSVLRNEWQTSILQDGKLYGFDNVGSAGPVTHLTCVDAQNGQQIWRKARFGKGNCIAADGKLWCSLMTGELVIVRVDAGGFDELGRATVIGETRQAPAICNGKLYLRDNSEVVCIDISRERN from the coding sequence ATGAAATTCGACTCTCGATACGTCCGCACCATCACTTGCGCAATTTTCTGTCTCACTTCTCAAGGCATTATTTCGGCCGATGACTGGCCGCAGTTCCTTGGGCCGAATCGGAATGGAATTTCGAAAGAAACCGGATTGGTGGACTCTTTCCCGTCGTCTGGTCCGAAGGTCCTGTGGAAGAGCGATGGAGGTGTCGGCATGTCCGGCGTCGTCATCGCCGAGGGAATCGCCTGCACCTTGATTCAGGACGATCGACAGCAATACGCGCTCGCGCTTGATCCACTGACAGGTCAAACGCTTTGGAAAGCGACACTCGCTCCTTCGTACAAAAATGCGATGGGGAACGGTCCACGTGCGACTCCAGTCATCAATCGTGGTCAGGTTTTCGTTTACACCGGGGAAGGAGTTATTTGCTGCCTGGACGCGAAGAACGGTCTGACGAAGTGGAGCGTTGACGCAACGACCTCCAACGGAGGAAAGCCTCCAGAATACGGAGTTGCCTCATCACCTCTGACGACGGAAGAACTTGTCATCGTCACCGTCGGGGCTCCCAATGCAACCGTGGTTGCTTACGATCGCGAAACTGGAGTAGTTCGCTGGAAGGCTGGAAGTGCTCATCCGGCTGGATATTCTTCAGCTGTACTTCTTCCTGTGCAAGGCACTGTGCAGCTTGTGGTCTTTCATGGACAAGGAGTCATGAGCCTCTATCCGGGGACTGGGGAAATCTTGTGGGAGTACCCTTACGAAACACCGTACGACTGCAATATCGCCACGCCGATTGCGATCGGCCAGAACATCCTGATCTCAGCGGGGGAGAATCACGGAACCACGTTGTTGCAAGTTCCGCAAGAGAAGGGGCAGGCTGTTCAAGTTGCCTGGGAGTCACTGGGAAACCGCAGTGTTCTTCGGAACGAATGGCAAACGTCGATTCTGCAGGACGGGAAACTTTATGGTTTTGACAATGTCGGGAGTGCTGGACCAGTCACGCACCTGACGTGTGTTGATGCTCAGAACGGTCAGCAAATCTGGAGAAAAGCCCGATTCGGGAAAGGAAACTGCATCGCCGCTGATGGGAAATTGTGGTGCTCGCTGATGACCGGAGAACTTGTCATCGTTCGCGTCGACGCAGGCGGGTTTGACGAGTTAGGCAGGGCGACAGTCATCGGAGAAACACGGCAAGCTCCCGCAATTTGCAACGGGAAGCTTTACCTGCGAGACAACTCCGAAGTGGTCTGCATCGATATTTCGAGAGAGCGCAATTAG
- a CDS encoding PfkB family carbohydrate kinase gives MIFVAGLSPAWQQIMEFEKCRWGEVNRARSVNWCASGKVLNVAIAVHHLGADTTVATAVGGPSGAAIEDEFDSFGIRKILLDAGSPTRVCTTLLEDSGVTTELVENTAGMPLETIEEFHDQYRTYSSVATVAVLTGSMPSGVGDDFYARLIQQIPTETILDFRGPGLLNCLPWGPFLVKPNREELSQTLQRPLNDEAELISAMRELNKRGAQAVVVSDGPKSLYVTTDDHQLRFIPPQVEVVNPIGCGDCLAAGIATARCDGASLIDAVRFGMGAAAMNAGMLLPGRLDREAVSELADQVEVEEVR, from the coding sequence GTGATCTTTGTAGCTGGCCTGTCACCTGCGTGGCAGCAGATCATGGAATTCGAAAAGTGCCGCTGGGGAGAAGTCAATCGCGCTCGATCAGTGAACTGGTGTGCTTCGGGAAAGGTGCTGAACGTCGCCATTGCTGTTCATCATCTCGGCGCAGACACGACAGTCGCGACAGCAGTTGGAGGACCATCGGGAGCGGCGATCGAAGACGAGTTTGACAGCTTCGGGATTCGCAAGATTCTCCTCGATGCCGGATCTCCAACTCGTGTTTGCACAACGCTTCTCGAAGACTCAGGAGTGACCACCGAGTTAGTCGAGAACACAGCGGGAATGCCGCTCGAAACGATCGAAGAATTCCACGATCAGTATCGAACCTATTCCTCAGTTGCCACTGTTGCAGTCCTGACTGGTTCCATGCCATCGGGAGTGGGCGATGACTTTTACGCACGGCTCATTCAGCAGATTCCGACGGAAACAATTCTGGACTTTCGAGGCCCCGGTCTGCTGAACTGCCTTCCGTGGGGACCGTTTCTCGTGAAGCCGAATCGAGAGGAACTGAGTCAAACATTACAGCGACCGCTCAACGATGAAGCCGAATTGATTTCCGCGATGCGCGAACTAAACAAGCGAGGTGCGCAAGCTGTCGTCGTCAGTGATGGACCGAAATCTCTGTATGTCACCACGGATGATCATCAGCTTCGTTTCATTCCTCCGCAGGTCGAAGTCGTGAACCCGATTGGCTGTGGAGACTGCCTAGCAGCGGGAATCGCGACAGCTCGTTGTGACGGAGCCAGCTTGATCGATGCTGTTCGATTTGGCATGGGAGCGGCAGCGATGAACGCCGGAATGCTGCTTCCGGGGCGTCTTGATCGAGAAGCCGTTTCTGAACTGGCCGATCAGGTTGAGGTCGAAGAAGTCCGTTGA
- a CDS encoding iron-containing alcohol dehydrogenase has translation MNSLMDFQLLLPPRVHFGWGARKDLGHLTATVGHRICLIAGSRALQKSTLWEEMTTNLKEHQVEVVSQVEIHREPTVEDVDETVREITGRKPFPDCVLAIGGGAAIDLGKAASAMLTNSKGRSVREFLEGVGTGAQLEEAPLPLVAVPTTSGTGTEATKNAVISVSEPACKKSLRSEQMVPRVVVVDPELTVSLPQSTTATSGMDALTQLIESYTSCRANVFTQSLCLDGLRDGFSSLEVAYRDGQNREARTAMSYAALLSGMALANSGLGMAHGVAAALGAVCGISHGLACAVMLPVAMRSNRKVALSRYAHIGRTVLPDVTGTDDEVTDALIKRVDSLLAELSISTRLRDYGVREDQLPEIAIGSRGNSLSGNPRPIETEELQKILEKCW, from the coding sequence GTGAATTCGCTTATGGACTTTCAACTTCTCCTTCCGCCGAGGGTGCATTTCGGATGGGGTGCTCGCAAAGATTTGGGACATCTGACCGCGACTGTCGGGCATCGCATTTGTCTCATTGCTGGCTCGCGTGCCCTTCAGAAATCAACGCTTTGGGAAGAGATGACTACGAACCTGAAAGAGCATCAGGTGGAAGTCGTGTCTCAGGTTGAGATTCATCGCGAACCGACTGTCGAAGACGTCGATGAGACAGTTCGAGAGATCACCGGTCGGAAGCCGTTTCCGGATTGTGTTCTAGCGATTGGTGGAGGGGCTGCCATCGATCTCGGTAAAGCAGCGTCTGCCATGCTGACCAATTCAAAAGGGAGAAGCGTTCGAGAATTTCTCGAAGGAGTGGGGACAGGAGCACAACTGGAGGAAGCCCCACTCCCGCTGGTCGCTGTACCGACGACTTCCGGGACCGGCACAGAAGCGACGAAAAACGCAGTGATCTCTGTATCTGAACCAGCTTGCAAGAAGAGCCTTCGTTCTGAGCAGATGGTTCCAAGAGTTGTTGTCGTCGATCCGGAACTCACTGTGTCATTGCCTCAGTCGACGACCGCAACATCGGGAATGGATGCGCTCACGCAACTCATCGAGAGTTACACCAGTTGTCGAGCCAATGTGTTCACGCAGTCGCTGTGTCTGGACGGTCTGCGTGACGGATTCTCAAGTCTCGAAGTCGCATACCGCGACGGTCAAAATCGAGAAGCACGAACAGCGATGAGTTATGCCGCACTTCTTTCAGGAATGGCTTTGGCCAACTCCGGATTGGGGATGGCACATGGCGTTGCAGCTGCACTCGGAGCTGTTTGCGGAATTTCGCACGGACTTGCATGTGCGGTGATGTTGCCGGTCGCCATGAGAAGCAATCGTAAAGTTGCGCTCAGCCGATATGCACACATTGGACGGACGGTGCTTCCTGATGTTACAGGGACAGACGACGAAGTGACTGATGCATTGATCAAACGTGTGGACTCGTTGTTGGCTGAACTCTCGATTTCGACACGCCTGCGAGATTACGGGGTTCGAGAAGACCAGCTTCCGGAGATTGCCATCGGGTCTCGTGGGAACAGTCTTTCCGGGAATCCGCGTCCAATCGAAACTGAAGAGCTTCAAAAAATACTGGAGAAGTGCTGGTGA